A genomic stretch from Kribbella amoyensis includes:
- a CDS encoding glutathione peroxidase: protein MSLYDLPLQSLSGGATSLAEYKGQTVLVVNVASKCGLTPQYEGLENLQKRYAARGFTVLGVPCNQFGGQEPGTAEEIETFCSTTYGVTFPMLAKLDVNGDDRHPLYAELTLTPDAAGEAGDIQWNFEKFLLTPDGTVAARFRPRTEPESDEVVEAIERLLPN from the coding sequence ATGAGCCTGTACGACCTCCCGTTGCAGTCCCTGTCCGGCGGCGCGACGTCGCTCGCGGAGTACAAGGGCCAGACCGTGCTCGTCGTGAACGTCGCGTCGAAGTGCGGCCTCACCCCGCAGTACGAGGGCCTGGAGAACCTGCAGAAGCGGTACGCCGCGCGCGGGTTCACCGTGCTGGGGGTGCCGTGCAACCAGTTCGGCGGACAGGAGCCGGGGACGGCCGAGGAGATCGAGACGTTCTGCTCGACGACGTACGGCGTCACCTTCCCGATGCTGGCGAAGCTCGACGTGAACGGTGACGACCGGCACCCGCTGTACGCCGAGCTCACCCTCACCCCGGACGCCGCGGGCGAGGCGGGCGACATCCAGTGGAACTTCGAGAAGTTCCTGCTCACCCCGGACGGCACGGTGGCGGCGCGGTTCCGGCCGCGGACCGAGCCCGAGTCGGACGAGGTCGTCGAGGCGATCGAGCGGCTGCTCCCGAACTGA